One Bacteroidota bacterium DNA window includes the following coding sequences:
- a CDS encoding SDR family NAD(P)-dependent oxidoreductase: MGLNGSTTIITGGTGALGQVVARRFLEQGSNVASSYLVEDELKRLSEEFKQKVFIVRADVSKDEEVTALFQKVIARFGRVDILINIVGGFLPGRNVRELKTSDWDLMMGMNLKTVFLCTREFLQKLGDATYGRIISMAAMAALRPSAGRAPYAVSKGGVVTLTQTLAEELKGTGITANAIAPSIIKTQANSESMPDADSSRWVTPEEIAELMLTLCSESGRSVNGACIPVFGGV; the protein is encoded by the coding sequence ATGGGACTAAATGGCTCGACAACGATCATAACGGGAGGCACCGGGGCGCTCGGCCAGGTTGTCGCCCGGCGCTTCCTTGAACAAGGTTCCAATGTCGCCAGTTCCTACCTCGTCGAGGACGAACTGAAGCGGCTCTCAGAGGAGTTCAAACAAAAGGTGTTCATCGTCAGGGCCGACGTATCCAAGGACGAGGAAGTGACGGCGCTCTTTCAAAAGGTTATTGCCCGTTTCGGCCGCGTCGACATTCTCATCAATATCGTGGGAGGCTTTCTGCCGGGCCGCAATGTCAGGGAGTTGAAGACCAGCGATTGGGATCTGATGATGGGGATGAACCTCAAAACGGTGTTTCTCTGCACCCGTGAATTTCTTCAAAAACTGGGGGATGCGACATACGGACGTATTATCAGCATGGCTGCGATGGCCGCCTTGCGCCCCAGCGCAGGACGGGCGCCCTACGCGGTCTCAAAAGGGGGTGTCGTCACGCTGACGCAGACCCTCGCCGAGGAGTTGAAGGGGACCGGGATTACCGCAAATGCCATAGCCCCAAGCATCATCAAGACGCAAGCCAATTCCGAAAGCATGCCGGACGCCGATTCCTCCAGGTGGGTCACACCGGAAGAAATCGCCGAACTGATGCTGACGCTCTGCTCGGAGAGCGGGCGGTCTGTCAACGGCGCCTGCATTCCCGTCTTCGGAGGCGTCTGA
- a CDS encoding CvpA family protein, protein MNFTDILILLGIAVYMVLGFRDGFLKKVFAILGLWGGLVIATKYMAPVGDLFLGWFGWSDEVSVVIAFCCLFLAVTVVVNLFYRWFGKSDTESLKFTSRIAGALLGAGQGAVAISLLLLMFNVFDVPSPDSQNESLLYKEWIGIAPTVFDATTTWIPDSKAFFDEVEVKLQKLKGAH, encoded by the coding sequence ATGAACTTTACCGATATTCTGATCCTGCTGGGAATCGCGGTGTACATGGTTCTCGGCTTCCGCGACGGATTCCTGAAGAAAGTCTTCGCCATACTCGGATTGTGGGGCGGCCTCGTCATTGCCACCAAATACATGGCGCCGGTTGGCGATTTGTTCCTCGGCTGGTTCGGCTGGTCGGATGAAGTCTCTGTCGTCATTGCGTTCTGCTGCCTCTTCCTCGCGGTGACGGTTGTCGTAAATCTCTTCTACCGCTGGTTCGGCAAGAGCGACACCGAATCGTTGAAATTCACCTCAAGGATCGCGGGTGCGCTTCTCGGGGCCGGGCAGGGAGCCGTCGCGATCAGCCTGCTGCTCCTGATGTTCAACGTCTTCGATGTGCCATCCCCCGATTCTCAAAATGAATCCCTGCTCTACAAGGAGTGGATCGGGATCGCTCCCACCGTCTTCGACGCCACCACCACCTGGATTCCCGATTCCAAGGCCTTCTTCGACGAAGTCGAGGTAAAATTGCAAAAATTGAAGGGCGCTCACTGA
- the purL gene encoding phosphoribosylformylglycinamidine synthase subunit PurL — protein sequence MGPARQKPEPSVDLKRARELGLEEREYEKILELLGRTPTYTELGIYSVMWSEHCSYKHSILELKKLPRTGARLLVGGGEENAGLVDIGDGLAIAFKIESHNHPSAVEPYQGAATGVGGIMRDIFTMGARPVAALNSLRFGDPGNPRTRYLARGIVRGIGNYGNSFGIPTVAGDTYFEECFGDNPLVNAMAVGVVRHRDFVRARASGAGNLVMIVGSSTGRDGIHGATFASEEISAASEVKRPSVQVGDPFTEKLLLEATLEAIQAGCIVGIQDMGAAGITCSTSEMSAKGGVGMTIDLDSVPVREEGMSAYEIMLSESQERMLIVTKPGDEERARSIFRKWDLECRVIGQVTGEPRLRISHGGKLVADVPPVSLVLGGGAPVYEPESRQPAYVGELRKVDLAVLPEPRDYNRSLLELLSSPNIASRRWISTQYDSMVGNDTIVSGGADAAVVRIDGSRRAIALKTDCNPRYVFLNPYVGAQIAVAECARNVACVGARPIAITNCLNFGNPKKPEMFWQFKEAVRGIGDACTALETPVTGGNVSFYNESPDGPIYPSPVIGMLGLIEDARLVVRGGFQHQGDQILLLGHTVGHIGGSEYLKVIHSLVAGDAPPIDLGEEKRLEEALLALCRAGLLQSAHDLSEGGIAIALAESCLFATDPGSMQGARINLERGSRDDYTLFGEDQSRVLISVAPAALDEVQSVLAKFRVKSTRVGSVGGPDLVINDRIRVSVSEMGEVYESALEKRLGIEAGA from the coding sequence ATGGGGCCGGCCCGCCAGAAACCTGAGCCATCGGTCGATCTCAAACGGGCGCGCGAACTCGGCCTGGAAGAAAGAGAGTACGAGAAAATTCTTGAACTCCTCGGCCGAACCCCCACCTATACGGAGCTTGGGATCTACAGCGTCATGTGGAGCGAGCACTGTTCGTACAAACATTCGATTCTTGAATTGAAGAAGCTCCCCCGCACCGGCGCCCGGCTCCTCGTGGGAGGCGGGGAGGAAAATGCGGGGTTGGTGGACATCGGGGATGGCCTTGCGATCGCATTCAAGATCGAGAGCCACAATCACCCTTCGGCGGTAGAACCCTACCAGGGAGCAGCCACCGGTGTCGGCGGGATCATGAGAGACATCTTCACGATGGGGGCGAGACCCGTGGCGGCCCTGAACTCGCTCCGTTTTGGGGACCCCGGAAATCCGAGGACGCGCTACCTTGCGAGGGGGATCGTCCGCGGGATCGGCAATTATGGGAATAGCTTCGGCATTCCGACTGTCGCCGGCGACACCTATTTCGAGGAATGCTTCGGCGATAACCCGCTCGTGAATGCAATGGCGGTGGGGGTCGTGCGCCACCGTGATTTCGTCCGGGCCCGGGCGAGCGGCGCCGGGAACCTTGTGATGATCGTCGGGTCGTCGACCGGGAGGGACGGCATTCATGGAGCCACGTTCGCCTCCGAGGAGATCTCCGCCGCTTCCGAGGTCAAGCGGCCGTCGGTGCAGGTGGGAGACCCGTTCACAGAGAAACTCCTCCTTGAAGCGACACTAGAAGCAATTCAGGCGGGGTGCATTGTCGGGATACAGGATATGGGCGCCGCCGGAATTACCTGTTCAACATCGGAGATGAGCGCAAAGGGGGGAGTCGGCATGACGATCGACCTCGACAGCGTGCCGGTAAGAGAAGAGGGGATGAGCGCGTACGAGATCATGCTCTCCGAATCGCAGGAGCGGATGTTGATTGTGACGAAGCCCGGCGACGAGGAGCGTGCCAGGTCCATCTTCCGCAAGTGGGATCTGGAGTGCCGGGTGATCGGTCAGGTGACGGGTGAACCGCGACTCCGGATCAGCCACGGGGGGAAACTGGTTGCAGACGTGCCTCCGGTGAGTCTCGTTCTGGGCGGCGGTGCTCCCGTCTATGAGCCCGAGAGCAGGCAACCTGCCTACGTCGGCGAGTTGCGAAAAGTCGATCTTGCCGTACTTCCCGAACCCCGGGACTATAACCGGTCACTCCTGGAACTCCTCTCCAGCCCCAACATCGCCTCAAGACGCTGGATCTCGACACAGTACGACTCGATGGTCGGCAACGACACGATTGTGTCAGGCGGTGCAGATGCCGCGGTCGTCAGAATCGACGGAAGCCGCCGGGCGATCGCGCTCAAGACCGATTGCAATCCACGGTATGTCTTTCTTAATCCCTATGTAGGGGCACAAATCGCAGTAGCCGAATGTGCGAGAAACGTTGCCTGCGTGGGGGCGAGACCGATTGCAATAACAAATTGCTTGAACTTCGGTAATCCAAAAAAGCCGGAGATGTTCTGGCAATTCAAGGAAGCGGTCAGAGGGATCGGCGATGCTTGCACGGCGTTGGAGACTCCGGTGACCGGCGGGAACGTCAGCTTTTACAATGAGAGTCCCGATGGGCCGATCTATCCGAGTCCGGTCATCGGAATGCTGGGCCTCATCGAAGACGCCCGCCTGGTCGTCCGGGGCGGGTTTCAGCATCAGGGAGACCAGATACTACTTCTGGGGCATACCGTTGGCCATATCGGGGGGAGCGAATATCTTAAAGTAATCCACTCCCTCGTCGCCGGCGACGCCCCTCCCATCGATCTTGGGGAAGAAAAGAGGCTCGAGGAAGCTCTTCTCGCCCTCTGTCGCGCGGGACTCCTCCAATCGGCACACGACCTGAGCGAAGGCGGAATTGCGATCGCACTGGCGGAGTCGTGCCTGTTTGCGACGGATCCCGGGAGCATGCAGGGAGCACGGATCAACCTGGAGAGAGGGTCACGGGATGATTACACGCTCTTTGGAGAAGATCAATCAAGGGTTTTGATTTCGGTTGCACCCGCGGCGCTCGACGAGGTTCAATCCGTTCTCGCAAAATTCCGTGTGAAATCGACGCGTGTCGGATCAGTAGGCGGACCTGATCTGGTGATCAATGACCGGATCAGGGTGAGCGTTTCGGAGATGGGGGAGGTATATGAATCCGCACTCGAAAAACGGCTAGGGATTGAGGCCGGTGCGTAG
- a CDS encoding acetyl-CoA carboxylase biotin carboxylase subunit yields MRSKKLRKILIANRGEIAIRVIRTCKEQGIRTVAVYSEIDEGSPHVRLADEAIPIGPPPAVESYLSIPKVLAAARQSQADGVHPGYGFLSENPEFVKGVLRQGIIFIGPSARAMRLLGDKVAARSLARSLDIPVVPGSREPLRTPSEAARLAKKVGYPVLIKAAGGGGGKGMRIVRSEQELGEAIRAARNEARIAFGDGRLFLEKYIQKPRHIEVQVLADHHGNAIHLGERECSIQRRHQKVIEESPSTAVDSKLRNRLTEAALKLILKAGYTNAGTVEFIVDARGDFYFLEVNTRLQVEHPVTEMRTGQDIVWEQIRIASGFPLELRQEKVDFRGHSIEARIYAEDPANQFYPTSGRIVSLKPASGFGIRDERGVEEGSYVSTYYDPMLSKLISWGRTRQEAIRRLAMALEDYQIHGVKTNIPLCLWVLYHPLFQAGRYDTHFLDDRFSPAVMEPPENYLVAAAVSAVLMDQRVSGSRLNGVARDANGEWRKQLADFMR; encoded by the coding sequence TTGAGATCGAAAAAGTTGCGAAAGATTCTTATTGCGAATAGGGGAGAAATTGCGATTCGCGTGATCCGCACTTGTAAGGAGCAGGGAATCAGAACGGTCGCTGTTTATTCGGAGATTGACGAAGGATCGCCCCATGTACGCCTCGCCGACGAAGCGATCCCGATCGGGCCCCCGCCCGCGGTGGAAAGCTACCTCAGCATCCCGAAGGTTCTCGCCGCGGCCCGGCAATCTCAGGCCGATGGTGTGCATCCGGGGTACGGCTTTCTTTCTGAAAACCCGGAGTTTGTAAAGGGAGTCCTCCGTCAGGGAATCATATTTATTGGGCCTTCCGCGCGGGCGATGCGGTTGCTGGGAGACAAGGTGGCGGCACGAAGCCTGGCCCGGTCTCTCGACATCCCGGTCGTCCCCGGATCCCGGGAGCCGCTCCGTACTCCCTCGGAGGCGGCCAGGCTGGCAAAGAAGGTCGGCTATCCCGTTCTGATCAAGGCGGCAGGAGGTGGGGGTGGCAAGGGGATGCGGATAGTCCGTTCGGAGCAGGAGCTCGGGGAAGCGATCAGAGCCGCCCGGAACGAAGCCCGAATCGCCTTCGGGGACGGAAGGCTCTTCCTGGAAAAGTATATACAGAAACCTCGCCACATCGAGGTCCAGGTGCTCGCGGATCACCACGGAAATGCCATCCATCTCGGTGAGCGGGAATGTTCGATCCAACGGAGGCACCAGAAAGTAATCGAAGAGTCGCCTTCAACCGCCGTGGATTCAAAGCTCAGGAACAGACTTACTGAAGCGGCACTCAAACTCATTTTGAAGGCCGGTTACACGAACGCGGGGACGGTCGAATTTATCGTGGACGCCAGGGGCGATTTTTATTTCCTGGAGGTGAACACCCGACTCCAGGTGGAACACCCCGTCACGGAGATGCGCACCGGGCAAGACATCGTCTGGGAGCAGATCAGGATCGCCTCCGGCTTCCCCCTCGAACTACGGCAAGAGAAGGTCGATTTCAGAGGCCATTCCATCGAGGCGCGTATCTACGCAGAGGATCCCGCAAACCAATTCTATCCGACAAGCGGGCGGATCGTTTCCCTGAAACCGGCCTCAGGATTTGGAATCAGGGATGAACGGGGAGTGGAGGAGGGGAGCTACGTGTCAACCTATTACGATCCGATGCTGTCGAAACTCATCTCCTGGGGAAGAACGAGGCAAGAGGCCATCAGACGTCTCGCCATGGCTCTCGAGGATTATCAGATCCATGGTGTTAAGACGAACATTCCATTGTGCTTATGGGTTCTTTACCATCCTCTTTTTCAGGCGGGCAGGTATGATACTCATTTCCTGGACGATCGATTCTCGCCCGCTGTCATGGAACCGCCCGAGAATTACCTGGTAGCCGCGGCCGTCAGTGCGGTTTTGATGGATCAACGCGTGTCAGGGAGCAGGTTGAATGGCGTGGCGCGAGATGCAAATGGAGAATGGCGGAAGCAATTGGCAGATTTCATGCGTTGA
- a CDS encoding GatB/YqeY domain-containing protein: MALLEKIADDMKSAMKSRDQLRLETLRMIRAGLLEKQVEKRPSGGMTAEDEVAVLNSAAKKRKEAMSVYREKGREDLASVEEKELGIIQEYLPKQLSAGEIEEVVKRIIGASGASTAADFGKVMPLVMKELKGKADGRSIQETVKRLLGN, translated from the coding sequence ATGGCTCTTCTCGAGAAGATTGCCGATGATATGAAGTCCGCGATGAAATCGCGGGATCAGCTGCGGCTTGAAACCCTGCGAATGATCAGGGCGGGCTTGCTCGAAAAGCAGGTTGAGAAGCGTCCCTCAGGCGGCATGACGGCGGAAGACGAAGTCGCGGTGCTGAATTCCGCCGCAAAGAAACGGAAGGAAGCGATGAGCGTGTACCGGGAGAAGGGGAGGGAGGATCTCGCATCCGTGGAGGAAAAGGAACTCGGCATCATACAGGAGTATCTCCCGAAGCAGCTTTCGGCGGGTGAGATCGAGGAGGTTGTCAAGAGGATAATAGGCGCATCGGGGGCATCGACCGCCGCAGATTTTGGCAAGGTGATGCCGCTGGTGATGAAAGAACTCAAGGGCAAGGCTGACGGGCGCTCGATCCAGGAGACCGTCAAGAGATTGCTCGGAAACTGA
- a CDS encoding endonuclease MutS2, with product MREFLHSFSRLELDKVKQRIQNYTLSPLGREHVENLAPSADLEEVRHSLAGVSEMKRLLETDDYPPLENVFDIRTSLSRASIENYILSSAELHQIALVLSTSEKIRSYFARRQQLYPVMWRIVNAIQPDKVLGYNIGKAIDDEGNVKDSASKVLSSIRAQIVDKKHSLRRNLESILKSIAEKEWAQEEIITTREGRMVIPVKSEHRNRIPGFIHSSSSSGATVFVEPTVTLELNNEIRTLEFEERREVDKILKELTDQVRASRELLRQDAQGLGELDFIHAKAKYSIEILGVEPRISAGGVVKLIDAYHPVLLQRHKRSEIVPLTLEFGASVRTIIITGPNSGGKTVALKTIGILSLLAQSGCHVPASGDTEMRLFGEVFVEIGDQQSIENDLSSFSSHLSSLGEILKHADDSTLVLIDEICSNTDPSEGASLAAAIIEELTRRGCLSVITTHHGSLKAFAVENSFIENGAMEFDQETLRPSYRFLPGIPGSSYAIEMAKRIELPLPVIARSMELKGNEANKLEQLIMELETTAQELKHNLDSVSREKRELVEMNDSYRLRTKRLESEIKAMKAIALEEATQIVEKASSTIERVVRDIRERSAESPAIASAKKDVGELKRELKQLEKELEIEPGNILEYKVGSHVRLKGSDTVGEILSALDRGMYLVLAGGLKIKVPGDELRPAPPASGAVRRVPGVELQIEAKNEIDLRGMYGDEAISAVEKFISDALVTGLHRVDIIHGKGTGALRKRITAFLKSNSAIKSFRLGEWNEGGAGVTVVELN from the coding sequence ATGCGCGAGTTTCTACACTCCTTCTCCCGGCTGGAACTCGATAAGGTAAAGCAGCGAATTCAGAATTATACCCTCTCGCCTCTCGGGCGGGAGCACGTGGAGAACCTCGCCCCGTCCGCCGATCTCGAGGAGGTCCGGCACAGCCTCGCCGGCGTCTCCGAGATGAAGCGGTTGCTCGAGACGGACGATTACCCCCCGCTCGAGAACGTCTTCGATATCAGAACCAGCCTGAGCCGGGCGTCGATCGAAAATTACATCCTTTCGTCTGCGGAACTGCACCAGATCGCGCTGGTGCTATCCACCTCCGAAAAAATCCGGTCCTATTTCGCTCGAAGGCAACAGCTCTATCCTGTGATGTGGAGGATAGTTAATGCCATTCAGCCGGACAAAGTTCTCGGCTATAATATCGGCAAGGCGATTGACGACGAAGGGAATGTCAAGGATTCAGCCAGCAAGGTTCTCTCTTCGATCCGCGCACAGATCGTCGACAAGAAGCACAGCCTGAGGAGGAATCTCGAGTCGATTCTGAAATCGATCGCCGAGAAGGAGTGGGCCCAGGAGGAGATCATCACCACCCGGGAGGGACGAATGGTGATCCCGGTAAAGTCGGAGCATAGGAACCGCATCCCCGGGTTCATCCATAGTTCGTCTTCGAGCGGCGCGACGGTGTTCGTCGAGCCGACGGTGACGCTGGAGCTCAATAACGAGATCCGGACGCTGGAATTCGAAGAGCGAAGGGAAGTCGACAAGATCCTCAAGGAATTGACCGACCAGGTCAGGGCCTCCAGGGAGCTTCTCCGCCAGGACGCGCAGGGATTGGGCGAACTCGATTTTATCCATGCGAAAGCGAAGTATTCGATCGAAATACTCGGCGTGGAGCCGAGGATTTCTGCGGGGGGAGTCGTGAAGCTCATCGATGCCTACCATCCGGTCCTGTTGCAGAGGCATAAAAGAAGCGAGATCGTGCCGCTGACTCTCGAGTTCGGAGCTTCTGTCCGGACGATCATAATTACGGGCCCCAACTCCGGGGGGAAGACGGTCGCCCTGAAGACAATCGGTATTTTGAGCCTCCTTGCCCAGTCCGGCTGCCATGTCCCCGCATCAGGCGATACGGAGATGCGGCTCTTCGGTGAGGTGTTCGTCGAAATCGGCGACCAACAATCGATCGAGAACGATCTGAGCAGTTTTAGCTCCCACCTGTCAAGCCTGGGTGAAATCCTCAAACATGCGGATGACTCGACGCTCGTGCTGATCGACGAGATTTGCTCGAATACCGACCCGTCTGAGGGAGCATCACTAGCGGCGGCGATCATCGAGGAGTTGACCCGCCGTGGATGCCTCTCCGTCATCACGACGCATCACGGGAGTCTCAAGGCCTTCGCGGTTGAGAACAGCTTCATCGAAAACGGAGCGATGGAGTTTGATCAGGAGACCCTGCGCCCATCCTACCGGTTTCTCCCGGGAATTCCGGGTAGCAGCTACGCGATCGAAATGGCCAAGCGTATCGAGCTCCCGCTCCCGGTCATCGCCCGCTCGATGGAGCTCAAGGGAAACGAGGCGAATAAACTCGAACAACTTATTATGGAGCTTGAAACAACGGCCCAGGAACTAAAGCATAATCTGGATTCGGTCAGCCGGGAGAAACGTGAACTCGTGGAGATGAATGACTCGTACCGTTTGCGGACCAAGCGGCTCGAGAGTGAGATCAAGGCGATGAAAGCGATCGCACTGGAGGAAGCCACCCAAATCGTCGAAAAAGCGAGCTCGACGATAGAACGGGTTGTCCGCGACATCAGAGAACGTTCCGCGGAGAGTCCCGCGATCGCCTCGGCAAAAAAGGATGTCGGCGAGCTGAAGCGCGAGCTGAAGCAGCTCGAAAAAGAGCTCGAGATTGAGCCTGGTAACATTCTGGAATATAAGGTCGGGTCGCACGTTCGGCTCAAGGGGAGCGATACAGTGGGAGAGATCCTTTCCGCGCTCGACCGCGGCATGTATCTCGTGCTCGCCGGAGGACTCAAGATCAAAGTCCCCGGAGACGAGCTGAGGCCGGCTCCCCCGGCATCGGGGGCAGTCCGGCGAGTCCCGGGAGTCGAGCTGCAAATCGAAGCAAAGAATGAGATCGATCTCCGGGGCATGTACGGAGATGAAGCAATTTCAGCCGTCGAAAAGTTCATAAGCGACGCCCTTGTCACGGGGCTGCACAGGGTTGATATCATACACGGAAAAGGGACTGGAGCCCTCCGAAAACGAATCACCGCTTTTCTGAAATCCAATAGCGCGATAAAGTCGTTCAGGCTGGGGGAATGGAATGAAGGGGGCGCAGGCGTAACCGTGGTGGAGCTCAATTGA
- a CDS encoding acetyl-CoA carboxylase biotin carboxyl carrier protein subunit: MAEAIGRFHALMAGHRVKYVLAVNGKPVLVEIDPHGSLLLNGKKVDAELLSQAGPTDLVRMGKKRHQIYLRKVEGHTYEVWINHYVISVNLSDERDQLLARYRKGKSAEKSLLTIRAPMPGIVTKLHAAAGEIVESGDGLVILEAMKMENEIRSPHAGRVKSVMVKEKTTVEKDQPLLSIEPV; the protein is encoded by the coding sequence ATGGCGGAAGCAATTGGCAGATTTCATGCGTTGATGGCCGGCCACCGTGTAAAATATGTCCTCGCCGTCAACGGTAAGCCGGTTCTTGTAGAAATCGATCCTCACGGGAGCCTCCTGCTGAACGGAAAAAAGGTGGATGCCGAATTGCTCAGTCAGGCCGGACCCACTGATCTTGTCAGGATGGGGAAGAAACGGCATCAAATCTACTTGAGGAAAGTTGAGGGACATACCTATGAGGTATGGATAAATCACTATGTGATTAGTGTAAATCTTTCGGATGAAAGGGATCAATTACTCGCCCGGTACCGGAAGGGAAAGTCGGCGGAAAAGTCTCTTCTGACAATTCGGGCGCCGATGCCGGGGATCGTCACGAAGCTCCACGCGGCGGCGGGGGAGATTGTGGAGTCCGGCGACGGGCTTGTCATATTGGAGGCAATGAAAATGGAGAATGAAATTCGCTCTCCCCACGCCGGGAGAGTGAAGTCTGTCATGGTAAAGGAGAAAACGACCGTGGAAAAAGATCAGCCCCTTCTTTCAATCGAGCCCGTCTGA
- a CDS encoding Rieske 2Fe-2S domain-containing protein produces the protein MAPEQKLSRRNFVTEALAGWLFLTCLPVLYSVVKYLVPPNILDKVVEVINAGKFTDIPFNSAKIVRFNKKAIILVRTEQEQVKAFSAVCTHLGCIVEFKPDEKIFKCNCHGSQFDLTGKNIAGPAPTPLKPFRVELKDDNILVSQA, from the coding sequence ATGGCACCTGAACAGAAGCTCTCAAGGAGGAATTTCGTGACGGAGGCGCTCGCCGGCTGGCTATTTCTCACCTGCCTCCCGGTGCTTTACTCCGTCGTGAAATATCTGGTACCCCCCAATATTCTCGACAAGGTGGTTGAAGTCATCAATGCGGGAAAATTCACAGATATTCCGTTCAATAGCGCAAAGATCGTCCGGTTTAACAAGAAAGCCATCATCCTCGTCCGCACCGAGCAGGAGCAGGTCAAGGCGTTCTCGGCGGTCTGCACGCATCTCGGCTGCATCGTGGAGTTCAAGCCGGATGAGAAGATCTTCAAGTGCAACTGTCACGGGAGCCAGTTCGATCTGACGGGAAAAAACATCGCAGGACCAGCCCCGACACCGCTTAAGCCGTTCAGAGTGGAACTCAAAGATGACAACATCCTTGTCTCCCAGGCTTAA
- a CDS encoding cytochrome bc complex cytochrome b subunit codes for MLRSLGLFLEERLRARGLIDFLSKKEVPRHRHSFWYIFGGLSLFFFLIQLITGVLLLIYYSPTPQTANESVRFILAQVPSGWLIRSIHSWSSNLMIGCVFVHLFSTYFMRAYRKPRELMWVSGVVMLFLVLGFGFTGYLLPWDTTAYFATQIGTEIPRSIPLAGPAIVTLLRGGEYIAEESLKRLFALHVVILPLISLLVIGFHVTLNQLQGSSTPIGIVPQKRGIPFLANYLYRDALTWTFGTIFLFSLVLLFPVQLGGKADPFSSAPTGIHPEWYFLTLFETLRLMPGTLFGFDSEMIVNVGVGLVALGLFAVPFLDRAAAMERSGKLFPAIGIIAILYMSLTITLAYLT; via the coding sequence ATGCTGAGAAGCCTCGGCCTGTTTCTGGAAGAGAGACTCCGCGCTCGCGGCCTGATCGATTTCCTCTCGAAGAAGGAGGTCCCGAGGCACCGGCACTCTTTCTGGTATATCTTCGGCGGACTTTCTCTCTTTTTCTTTCTCATACAGCTCATTACAGGCGTCCTGCTCCTCATCTATTATAGCCCGACCCCTCAAACCGCAAATGAGAGCGTTCGGTTTATCCTCGCGCAAGTCCCTTCAGGGTGGTTGATACGATCCATTCACTCCTGGTCGTCAAACCTCATGATCGGATGTGTCTTCGTCCACCTCTTCAGCACCTACTTTATGAGGGCTTACAGGAAACCAAGGGAGCTGATGTGGGTAAGCGGCGTCGTGATGTTGTTCCTCGTGCTGGGGTTCGGGTTTACGGGGTATTTGCTCCCGTGGGACACGACGGCCTATTTTGCGACACAGATCGGGACGGAAATACCGAGGTCCATTCCCCTGGCCGGACCGGCGATCGTCACTCTTCTTCGGGGGGGCGAGTATATCGCAGAGGAAAGCCTGAAGCGATTATTCGCATTACATGTCGTGATCTTACCCCTGATATCCCTGCTGGTTATCGGGTTCCATGTCACTCTGAATCAACTGCAGGGTTCGAGCACTCCGATCGGAATCGTTCCCCAGAAAAGAGGGATCCCTTTCCTGGCGAACTATCTCTACAGGGACGCCCTGACGTGGACGTTCGGAACCATCTTCCTCTTTTCGCTCGTGCTTCTCTTTCCTGTCCAGCTTGGGGGCAAAGCGGATCCATTTTCATCTGCTCCGACCGGCATTCACCCCGAATGGTACTTTTTGACCCTTTTTGAGACTTTGCGACTCATGCCGGGCACCCTGTTCGGATTCGACAGCGAAATGATCGTGAACGTCGGGGTCGGCCTGGTCGCGCTGGGCCTTTTCGCAGTTCCTTTCCTGGACCGTGCGGCAGCGATGGAACGGAGCGGCAAGCTTTTTCCGGCGATCGGCATCATCGCAATCCTCTATATGTCTTTGACAATCACGCTCGCATATCTGACATGA